In uncultured Cohaesibacter sp., a genomic segment contains:
- a CDS encoding helix-turn-helix transcriptional regulator gives MASKKAPNPIDVYVGSRVRLRRMMLSMSQEKLGEHLGITFQQIQKYEKGTNRIGASRLQHIATVLEVPVSFFFEDAPGTPQEAQGLAESKSENYVIDFLSSSEGLQLNRAFVQIKDQKVRRKIVELVREISGEGAES, from the coding sequence ATGGCCAGTAAAAAAGCACCGAACCCAATCGATGTCTATGTTGGAAGTCGTGTCCGGCTTCGTCGTATGATGCTTTCTATGAGCCAAGAGAAACTTGGAGAGCATCTGGGCATTACATTCCAGCAAATCCAGAAATATGAAAAAGGAACCAACCGTATTGGCGCCAGCCGCTTGCAGCATATTGCAACCGTTCTGGAAGTTCCTGTTTCCTTTTTCTTCGAAGATGCCCCCGGCACCCCCCAAGAAGCCCAGGGCCTCGCAGAATCCAAGTCGGAAAACTATGTTATCGACTTCCTGTCCTCTTCCGAAGGCCTGCAACTGAACCGGGCTTTTGTCCAGATCAAGGACCAGAAAGTAAGACGCAAGATCGTCGAGCTGGTCCGCGAAATCTCCGGAGAGGGTGCAGAGAGCTAA
- the truB gene encoding tRNA pseudouridine(55) synthase TruB has product MQQQGSAAEQQTADAQKPKKKKKPQFRAKRRTDVHGWIALDKPLNMTSTQAVGAIKRIFNVKKAGHAGTLDPLATGCLPIAIGEGTKTVSFVMDGFKEYEFTVRWGEETSTDDAEGELIDSSAHRPNEAEIEAALDHFSGEIMQVPPAFSAIKVNGERAYDLARDGEEVKLAARPVTIHHLELLEMPDEDTAVFVAECSKGTYVRSLARDIGRHLGTRGHVVALRRLISGPFTEEMLISLDDLEQLSHSAPGETDQKSGLASALLPVETALDDIPALAINRNAAARLRRGQSVLLRGQEAPIDGHVSAMNAGMLVAICEVIEGELWPRRVFNLPEHPPVFTSDAEPKNKGETDVDYS; this is encoded by the coding sequence ATGCAGCAACAGGGTTCTGCCGCTGAACAGCAGACGGCTGACGCCCAGAAGCCCAAAAAGAAGAAAAAGCCGCAGTTCCGGGCCAAGCGCCGGACGGACGTGCATGGCTGGATCGCTCTGGATAAGCCGCTCAACATGACCTCTACGCAGGCCGTGGGGGCAATCAAGCGCATTTTCAACGTCAAGAAGGCCGGTCACGCCGGAACCCTTGATCCGTTGGCCACCGGCTGTCTGCCGATTGCCATTGGGGAAGGCACCAAGACGGTATCCTTCGTCATGGACGGCTTCAAGGAATATGAATTCACGGTTCGCTGGGGCGAGGAAACCTCGACGGATGATGCCGAAGGCGAGCTGATCGACAGTTCCGCCCATCGTCCGAACGAAGCGGAAATCGAAGCGGCGCTTGATCACTTTTCCGGCGAGATCATGCAGGTGCCCCCTGCCTTTTCCGCCATCAAGGTGAATGGCGAGCGCGCCTATGATCTGGCGCGCGATGGCGAAGAGGTCAAACTTGCCGCCCGCCCCGTCACCATCCATCATCTGGAGCTGCTTGAGATGCCCGATGAGGATACAGCAGTATTTGTCGCCGAATGCTCGAAAGGGACCTATGTGCGGTCTTTGGCGCGCGATATCGGTCGACATCTTGGAACGCGCGGCCATGTTGTGGCCCTGCGTCGGCTCATTTCAGGTCCATTTACCGAAGAAATGCTTATTTCGCTGGACGATCTGGAACAGTTGAGCCATAGTGCGCCCGGCGAGACGGACCAAAAGTCCGGGCTCGCCTCTGCCTTGCTTCCCGTTGAGACCGCGCTGGACGACATCCCGGCTCTGGCCATAAACAGGAATGCCGCAGCAAGATTACGCCGAGGACAATCGGTTTTGCTGCGTGGACAGGAAGCTCCGATCGACGGTCACGTCTCGGCCATGAATGCAGGTATGCTGGTGGCCATATGTGAGGTGATCGAGGGAGAACTCTGGCCTAGGCGCGTTTTCAATCTGCCTGAGCATCCGCCTGTCTTTACAAGCGATGCCGAGCCAAAAAACAAAGGAGAAACCGATGTCGATTACAGCTGA
- the rpsO gene encoding 30S ribosomal protein S15 yields the protein MSITAERKQELIKEYATKDGDTGSPEVQVAVLTERIVNLTEHFKSHKKDNHSRRGLLKLVSQRRKLLDYVKAKDEARYQSLIERLGLRR from the coding sequence ATGTCGATTACAGCTGAACGCAAGCAAGAGCTGATCAAGGAATATGCCACCAAAGACGGCGATACCGGTTCCCCAGAGGTACAGGTCGCTGTTCTGACCGAGCGGATCGTCAATCTGACCGAGCATTTCAAGTCTCACAAGAAAGACAACCACTCCCGTCGTGGCCTGCTCAAGCTGGTTTCCCAGCGTCGTAAGCTGCTTGACTATGTCAAAGCCAAGGACGAAGCACGTTACCAGTCTCTGATCGAGCGTCTCGGACTGCGTCGTTAA
- the trmB gene encoding tRNA (guanosine(46)-N7)-methyltransferase TrmB, with protein sequence MIEKQIATSFFGRRKGKPLSPSQQKLIDELLPRISLNPTVPISDIFAQFSNDPTEIWMEIGFGGGEHLVRQAGQNPHVGLIGCEPFINGAVKALAAIEEQGIDNIRMYDEDAAHILDWLPASSLDRIFLLYPDPWHKKRHWKRRFVSARNLERIARVLKPGGIFRFASDIKDYVSWTLDHVSGCDALSEQSGEVGERLVPWPDWQRTRYEAKAFREGRTPQYLTFVRL encoded by the coding sequence CTGATCGAAAAGCAGATCGCGACCAGTTTCTTTGGCCGTCGCAAGGGCAAGCCGCTCAGCCCCTCCCAGCAGAAGCTGATCGATGAATTGCTGCCCAGGATCAGCCTCAATCCAACTGTGCCGATCTCTGATATTTTTGCACAATTCTCAAACGATCCGACAGAGATCTGGATGGAAATCGGCTTTGGCGGCGGCGAGCATCTGGTGCGGCAGGCAGGGCAAAATCCCCATGTTGGTCTGATCGGTTGCGAGCCCTTCATCAATGGTGCGGTCAAGGCGCTGGCGGCCATCGAGGAGCAGGGGATCGACAATATCAGGATGTATGACGAAGATGCCGCCCATATTCTGGACTGGTTGCCGGCGTCTTCGCTGGATCGCATTTTCCTGCTCTATCCCGACCCCTGGCACAAGAAACGCCACTGGAAGCGACGTTTTGTCTCTGCCCGCAATCTGGAGCGCATTGCCCGGGTGCTGAAACCGGGCGGCATCTTCCGCTTTGCCTCGGACATCAAGGACTATGTCAGCTGGACACTGGACCATGTGTCTGGCTGCGACGCCCTGAGCGAGCAGAGCGGCGAAGTGGGCGAGCGGCTGGTGCCTTGGCCCGATTGGCAGCGTACACGCTATGAGGCCAAGGCCTTTCGCGAGGGAAGAACGCCGCAATATCTGACCTTTGTTCGCCTCTAG
- a CDS encoding bifunctional diguanylate cyclase/phosphodiesterase, producing MQDSSTKYLPIDPDMGASRKLLMLMGLIILSLVLSDHENPVIRQLPIFGLTALVGYFFFSTCVHQKRRRDSIRGMIEEIKSRDNLTGLSNRQLFLSSIYQRLKSAEHQNIPFALLLIDIDRFKELDTILGTENGDLLLQEFAQRLSHFQHNRSMVARLSGNEFAIVIDQLGTSASFEQRIQILHSYLKQPYRFNGRPIEITVSGGYIQFPHHGYRVGMLLQQAKLALLRAKQDGRNQICRFEQRQDVRAHMDHELSQEMGKSITLGEFKLHFQPQFSITTGKQTGFEALMRWDHPVRGWISPGTFIQIAERNGLILPLSEFALREACTTAAQWKQPLRVAVNLSPIQFKKVDLVQMVESILKETGLPASRLELEVTESLFIQSNQRTIETLKQLRGMGITVALDDFGTGYSSLSYLSSFPIDKIKIDRSFVQDLTNSHGNMAIISAMIGIGRSLNIEILAEGIEDKETLDMLRMAGCQEAQGYYLGRPRDLTAEPGFEMSEVGPHDKASHAQKLKLIKNSTMCA from the coding sequence ATGCAAGATTCGTCGACCAAATATCTGCCAATTGATCCTGACATGGGAGCATCCCGCAAGCTCCTCATGCTGATGGGCCTCATTATCCTGTCGCTTGTTCTGTCAGACCATGAAAACCCCGTCATAAGGCAGCTTCCAATCTTTGGATTGACAGCGCTGGTGGGGTATTTCTTCTTCTCGACTTGCGTGCATCAGAAGCGCAGGCGCGATTCCATTCGCGGCATGATCGAGGAGATCAAGTCGCGAGACAATCTGACGGGGCTCTCCAATCGTCAGCTCTTTCTTTCATCCATCTATCAGCGCCTCAAGTCTGCGGAGCACCAGAATATCCCTTTTGCGCTGCTGCTGATCGATATCGATCGCTTCAAGGAGCTGGATACCATTCTGGGAACCGAGAATGGCGATTTGCTGTTGCAGGAATTTGCGCAGCGTCTTTCTCACTTCCAGCATAATCGCTCCATGGTCGCGCGTCTTTCGGGCAACGAATTTGCCATTGTCATCGACCAGCTTGGCACGAGCGCCAGTTTCGAACAGCGCATTCAAATCCTGCATTCCTATCTCAAGCAGCCCTATCGCTTCAATGGACGCCCCATCGAGATCACCGTGTCCGGTGGCTATATCCAGTTTCCCCATCATGGCTACAGGGTCGGTATGCTGTTGCAGCAAGCCAAGCTGGCCCTGCTGCGCGCCAAGCAGGATGGCCGCAATCAGATCTGCCGTTTCGAGCAGCGTCAGGATGTTCGCGCCCATATGGATCATGAATTGTCTCAGGAAATGGGTAAATCGATTACGCTTGGCGAATTCAAGCTGCATTTCCAGCCGCAATTCAGCATTACCACCGGCAAGCAGACCGGATTTGAAGCGCTTATGCGCTGGGATCATCCGGTGCGCGGCTGGATTTCTCCCGGAACATTCATCCAGATTGCCGAACGCAATGGCCTCATTCTGCCGCTTTCCGAATTTGCCTTGAGAGAGGCGTGCACCACGGCGGCCCAATGGAAGCAGCCGTTGCGCGTCGCCGTCAATCTTTCGCCCATCCAGTTCAAGAAGGTGGATCTGGTGCAAATGGTCGAGAGCATCCTCAAGGAGACCGGCCTGCCTGCGAGCCGGCTGGAACTGGAGGTGACCGAAAGCCTGTTCATTCAGAGCAATCAGCGCACCATTGAAACCCTCAAGCAATTGCGCGGCATGGGCATTACCGTAGCGCTGGATGATTTTGGCACCGGCTATTCTTCCCTGAGCTATCTCTCATCCTTCCCGATCGACAAGATCAAGATTGACCGCTCCTTCGTGCAGGATCTGACCAACAGCCATGGCAACATGGCCATTATTTCCGCCATGATCGGGATCGGTCGCAGCCTCAATATCGAAATTCTGGCTGAAGGGATTGAAGACAAGGAAACGCTCGACATGCTGCGTATGGCAGGCTGTCAGGAGGCACAGGGCTATTATCTGGGTCGTCCACGCGACCTGACGGCCGAACCCGGCTTCGAAATGAGCGAGGTTGGCCCCCACGACAAGGCCAGTCACGCGCAAAAGCTCAAGCTGATCAAGAATTCCACCATGTGCGCCTGA
- the rbfA gene encoding 30S ribosome-binding factor RbfA, giving the protein MGRSSRKGGGGMPSQRQLRVGELVRKSLSECLTRGEIIDPYLEQFVISIAEVRMSPDLTLATAYVMPLGVPGEEDEIVAALNGHKKYLRGRLGRDLTLKHTPDLRFRYDETFDEASRIDALLDSPLVQRDLHHEEDDDASRNDTDDKQEPK; this is encoded by the coding sequence ATGGGACGTAGTTCTCGCAAAGGCGGCGGTGGTATGCCGTCACAGCGCCAGTTGCGCGTTGGCGAACTGGTTCGTAAATCCCTATCCGAATGCCTCACCCGTGGCGAGATCATCGATCCCTATCTGGAGCAGTTCGTGATCTCCATCGCCGAAGTGCGCATGAGCCCGGATCTGACATTGGCCACCGCCTATGTCATGCCCCTTGGTGTGCCCGGAGAGGAAGACGAGATTGTTGCCGCGCTCAATGGTCACAAGAAATATCTGCGTGGCCGTCTGGGGCGCGATCTGACACTCAAGCATACCCCCGATCTGCGCTTTCGCTATGACGAGACCTTCGATGAGGCTTCGCGCATCGATGCCCTCTTGGATTCACCGCTTGTCCAGAGAGATCTGCATCACGAAGAAGATGATGATGCATCTAGGAATGACACTGACGACAAGCAGGAGCCCAAATGA
- the lnt gene encoding apolipoprotein N-acyltransferase: protein MAFLVSNLVLLEGWRRLLLAFLFGCLASLAQAPFSWFPILWLAVPVFVWLLDSASLGKSPRQAARSMALVGWVFGLGYFSSSFYWIGAAFLVEADRFALLMPFALFGFAAGLALFWAAASALAAYFWSASPFRVIGLALCWSALEWLRGTIFTGLPWGGLGQSLTSVSMTMQALALVGPQSMNLIAPIIFALPVFLVCPRSSRKAGISLALFALLLFCGQLGYGYYRLGQPLPRVEKPIIVRVVQPNIAQKEKWKLENRSWIFSRLLALTTLDNQGAPVEKVDLFVWPETAVPFYLIEEPAGLAAIAQALPDRSILLTGALRREVNFTNSEQVYNSVYQLAGDGTILSSYDKLHLVPFGEYLPKQNWLKAIGLADFAEQISGFSFGTKRKLLGDGHLGKILPLICYEIAFPSEILSFPAGADMIVNVTNDAWFGKTIGPWQHLHLAQMRAIETGLPVIRAANTGISAIIDPLGRSVVQQGLETEGILQQAVPARLAPTFYSRFGDGIFLILWLLTGGFALIKRRKTKSG from the coding sequence ATGGCGTTTCTTGTTTCAAATCTCGTTTTGCTGGAAGGTTGGCGTCGCCTGCTTCTGGCCTTCCTGTTTGGTTGTCTGGCCAGCCTCGCGCAAGCGCCTTTCAGCTGGTTTCCCATTCTCTGGCTCGCTGTTCCAGTCTTTGTCTGGCTCCTTGACTCCGCATCCCTTGGCAAGAGTCCGCGTCAGGCGGCGCGCTCGATGGCCCTTGTCGGCTGGGTCTTCGGCCTGGGCTATTTTTCGAGCAGCTTCTACTGGATCGGAGCGGCTTTCCTTGTGGAAGCAGACCGGTTCGCCCTGCTGATGCCTTTTGCCCTGTTTGGCTTTGCCGCAGGTCTGGCGCTTTTCTGGGCTGCGGCCTCGGCTCTGGCAGCCTATTTCTGGTCCGCCTCGCCCTTTCGGGTCATCGGGCTTGCGCTCTGCTGGTCTGCGCTGGAATGGCTGCGCGGTACGATCTTCACTGGCCTGCCATGGGGCGGGCTTGGCCAGTCGCTGACATCGGTCTCCATGACGATGCAGGCATTGGCCCTCGTCGGCCCCCAGAGCATGAATCTGATCGCCCCGATCATCTTTGCCTTGCCGGTGTTTCTTGTCTGTCCGCGCTCAAGCCGCAAGGCGGGCATCAGCCTTGCTCTTTTCGCGCTGCTGCTGTTCTGCGGTCAGTTGGGTTATGGCTATTATCGACTGGGCCAGCCACTGCCCAGAGTTGAAAAGCCGATCATCGTGCGTGTGGTGCAGCCCAACATTGCGCAGAAAGAAAAATGGAAGCTGGAGAATCGATCATGGATCTTCAGCCGCCTTCTGGCCTTAACAACTTTGGATAATCAGGGGGCACCTGTTGAAAAAGTCGATCTTTTTGTCTGGCCGGAAACAGCTGTCCCATTTTATCTCATCGAAGAACCGGCGGGTCTGGCGGCCATCGCGCAGGCCCTGCCAGACCGGTCAATCCTGTTGACCGGAGCCCTTCGAAGGGAGGTAAATTTTACCAATAGCGAACAAGTTTACAATTCTGTCTATCAGCTCGCCGGAGACGGTACAATCCTGTCCTCCTATGACAAGCTCCATCTGGTTCCGTTTGGCGAATATTTGCCGAAACAGAATTGGTTGAAGGCAATCGGACTCGCCGACTTTGCCGAGCAGATATCTGGTTTTTCATTTGGCACAAAAAGAAAACTGCTAGGAGATGGGCATTTGGGGAAAATTCTACCCTTGATTTGCTATGAAATCGCCTTTCCAAGCGAAATTCTTTCCTTTCCGGCTGGTGCAGACATGATTGTCAATGTTACAAATGACGCTTGGTTTGGGAAAACCATCGGGCCATGGCAGCATCTTCATCTGGCACAAATGCGTGCGATCGAGACCGGATTACCGGTCATTCGTGCTGCAAATACAGGCATTTCGGCGATCATCGATCCGCTCGGCAGATCCGTCGTGCAACAGGGTCTGGAGACCGAAGGCATTCTCCAGCAAGCCGTCCCTGCGCGTCTCGCCCCTACATTTTACAGCCGATTTGGCGACGGAATTTTTCTGATCCTGTGGTTGTTGACCGGTGGTTTTGCGTTAATCAAACGAAGAAAAACCAAATCGGGGTAA
- the rimP gene encoding ribosome maturation factor RimP, translating into MVESSQTKAGTEPRLMSEKGLEARVATIVEPVIVDLGYDLVRVRITGQHGCTVQIMAESPDGTMTIDGCEAVSRALSPVLDVEDPIDSEYYLEVSSPGVDRPLVRVRDLIAWTGHDARIELSSPIEGRRRYRGLLDGIEGDELKLILPDAPADSDPNVRLPLASLADAKLVMTDKLMELALKAQPAEPAEVDEATDADREE; encoded by the coding sequence ATGGTCGAGAGCAGTCAGACAAAGGCGGGAACAGAGCCGCGCCTGATGAGCGAGAAGGGGCTGGAGGCACGCGTTGCCACCATCGTAGAGCCCGTGATCGTTGATCTGGGCTATGATCTGGTCCGCGTGAGAATTACCGGTCAGCATGGATGCACCGTGCAGATCATGGCCGAATCCCCTGATGGCACGATGACGATTGACGGTTGCGAAGCCGTATCGCGCGCGCTCTCTCCGGTGCTCGATGTTGAAGATCCAATCGACAGCGAATATTATCTCGAGGTCTCTTCGCCGGGTGTTGATCGGCCGCTGGTCCGGGTGCGTGATCTGATCGCATGGACGGGCCATGACGCCAGAATCGAGTTGTCCTCCCCGATTGAAGGGCGGCGGCGCTATCGCGGCCTGCTTGACGGTATTGAGGGAGACGAGTTGAAGCTGATCCTGCCGGACGCTCCGGCCGACAGCGACCCGAATGTGCGCCTGCCGCTTGCAAGTCTGGCAGATGCAAAACTTGTAATGACTGATAAACTCATGGAGCTGGCGCTGAAAGCTCAGCCCGCAGAACCGGCAGAGGTGGATGAAGCCACTGACGCTGATAGGGAAGAATAG
- the nusA gene encoding transcription termination factor NusA, producing MAISANRLELLQIADAVAREKSIDRMIVIGAMEDAIQKAARSRYGQETEIKATINPRTGETRLERLMEVVEEVEDYATQIALVDAKDKNPDAQIGDIVSDQLPPLEFGRISAQSAKQVIVQKVREAERDHQYEEFKDRQFDIVNGQVKRVEYGNVTVDLSGSEAIVRRDELIAREAFRPGDRIRAIIYDVRREQRGPQIFLSRTHPQFMAKLFAQEVPEIYDGIITIKSVARDPGSRAKIAVVSSDSSIDPVGACVGMRGSRVQAVVNELQGEKIDIIPWSEDPATFIVNALQPAEVAKVVLDEDSERIEVVVPNDQLSLAIGRRGQNVRLASQLTGWDIDIMTEEEESERRQKEFNERAQLFMQALDVDDIVAQLLASEGFTSIEEVAYVDASEVSDIEGFDEETAQEIQRRANEYLDAEAEKQNEERLALGVSDDLLEISGLTLPMLVALGREGICTIEDLAGCATDDLVGWTERHNGEVKRFKGTLSDFDISRQEAEDIVMLTRVAAGWIDPSELLSEEEAAEYEQMEADDGEDLDLTDDISDAFEGDEEVSDDASDEAEEENTEEEEEKA from the coding sequence ATGGCAATCAGTGCAAACCGTCTTGAACTTTTGCAAATCGCGGATGCTGTGGCACGTGAAAAGTCGATTGATCGCATGATCGTGATCGGGGCCATGGAGGATGCGATCCAGAAAGCTGCCCGCTCCCGTTATGGTCAGGAAACCGAGATCAAGGCGACCATCAATCCGCGCACCGGCGAAACCCGCCTCGAGCGCCTGATGGAAGTGGTCGAGGAGGTCGAGGATTATGCGACCCAGATCGCTCTGGTGGACGCAAAGGACAAAAATCCGGATGCGCAGATCGGCGATATCGTTTCCGATCAGCTGCCGCCTCTGGAATTTGGCCGCATCTCGGCCCAGTCGGCCAAGCAGGTCATCGTGCAGAAAGTGCGCGAAGCCGAGCGTGACCATCAGTATGAAGAATTCAAGGATCGTCAGTTCGACATTGTCAACGGACAGGTCAAACGCGTTGAATATGGCAATGTGACGGTCGATCTTTCCGGCAGCGAGGCCATCGTTCGCCGCGATGAACTGATTGCACGTGAAGCCTTCCGTCCGGGCGACCGTATCCGCGCCATCATCTATGATGTGCGCCGCGAACAGCGCGGGCCGCAGATCTTCTTGTCCAGAACGCATCCACAGTTCATGGCCAAGCTGTTTGCACAGGAAGTGCCGGAGATCTATGATGGTATCATCACCATCAAGTCGGTTGCACGCGATCCGGGCTCCCGCGCCAAGATTGCCGTCGTTTCCAGCGACAGCTCCATTGATCCGGTCGGTGCCTGCGTGGGCATGCGTGGTTCCCGCGTTCAGGCCGTGGTCAATGAACTGCAAGGCGAGAAAATCGACATCATTCCTTGGTCCGAAGATCCGGCAACCTTCATCGTCAACGCCCTTCAGCCTGCCGAAGTGGCAAAGGTGGTGCTTGATGAAGATAGCGAGCGGATTGAGGTCGTGGTACCCAATGACCAGCTTTCGCTTGCCATTGGCCGTCGCGGTCAGAATGTCCGTCTGGCTTCCCAGCTGACCGGCTGGGACATCGACATCATGACCGAGGAAGAAGAATCCGAGCGTCGCCAGAAGGAATTCAACGAGCGCGCCCAACTGTTCATGCAGGCGCTGGACGTTGACGATATCGTCGCCCAGCTGCTGGCTTCCGAAGGCTTTACCTCGATTGAGGAAGTGGCCTATGTGGATGCCAGCGAAGTGTCCGATATCGAAGGCTTTGACGAGGAAACCGCGCAGGAAATCCAGAGACGCGCAAACGAATATCTGGATGCCGAAGCGGAAAAACAGAATGAGGAACGCCTTGCGCTTGGTGTTTCCGATGATCTGCTGGAAATTTCCGGCCTGACGCTGCCGATGCTGGTGGCTCTTGGCCGCGAAGGCATCTGCACGATCGAGGATCTTGCCGGTTGCGCAACCGACGATCTGGTTGGCTGGACCGAGCGCCACAATGGCGAAGTCAAGCGCTTCAAGGGCACCCTGTCCGATTTCGACATTTCGCGTCAGGAAGCAGAAGATATCGTCATGCTGACCCGCGTTGCGGCCGGATGGATCGATCCTTCCGAACTGCTCAGCGAGGAAGAAGCTGCCGAATATGAACAGATGGAAGCCGACGATGGCGAAGATCTCGATCTGACAGACGATATCTCCGATGCGTTCGAAGGTGATGAAGAAGTCTCCGATGACGCTTCGGATGAAGCGGAAGAGGAAAACACTGAAGAAGAAGAGGAAAAGGCCTGA
- the metK gene encoding methionine adenosyltransferase: MARKEYLFTSESVSEGHPDKICDRISDAIVDEFIKADPHARCAVETMATTNKVVLAGEVRGPAEIDSHLMEKAARRVIREIGYEQDGFHWNNADIDIYVHEQSADIAQGVDEAEGKDEGAGDQGIMFGYAVNETPELMPAPILYAHKILRLIAEARHSGKETRLGPDAKSQLTLRYVDGKPVEVASLVLSTQHFDGSLSSADIREIVTPYIKAGLPEGWLTEKTVWHVNPTGKFVIGGPDGDAGLTGRKIIVDTYGGAAPHGGGAFSGKDPTKVDRSAAYVARYLAKNVVAAGYAERCSIQLAYAIGVSEPLSLYVDSYGTGTVRDSVIEKALWDIVPLTPRGIRTHLGLNKPIYERTAAYGHFGREPEADGGFSWEKTDIVDALQKAIG; encoded by the coding sequence ATGGCCCGTAAAGAATATCTGTTTACCAGCGAGTCCGTATCCGAAGGACATCCGGACAAGATCTGTGACCGAATCTCGGACGCGATTGTTGACGAGTTTATCAAGGCCGATCCCCATGCACGCTGTGCCGTTGAAACCATGGCCACGACCAACAAGGTCGTGCTTGCCGGTGAGGTTCGCGGGCCTGCTGAAATCGACAGTCACCTGATGGAAAAAGCGGCGCGCCGCGTGATCCGGGAAATCGGCTATGAGCAGGACGGTTTTCACTGGAACAATGCGGATATCGATATCTATGTGCATGAACAGTCTGCCGACATCGCTCAGGGCGTTGATGAAGCAGAAGGCAAGGATGAAGGGGCCGGTGATCAGGGCATCATGTTCGGCTATGCCGTCAATGAAACCCCGGAACTGATGCCTGCACCAATCCTCTATGCACACAAGATTCTGCGCCTGATTGCCGAAGCACGCCATTCGGGCAAGGAAACCCGCCTCGGGCCAGATGCCAAAAGCCAGCTCACCCTGCGCTATGTCGATGGCAAGCCGGTGGAAGTTGCTTCTCTGGTGCTTTCTACGCAGCATTTCGACGGCAGCCTCAGCTCTGCCGATATCCGCGAAATCGTGACGCCTTATATCAAGGCAGGGCTGCCCGAAGGCTGGCTCACTGAAAAGACCGTATGGCACGTGAACCCGACCGGCAAATTCGTCATTGGCGGACCGGATGGCGATGCGGGCCTGACCGGGCGCAAGATCATCGTTGATACCTATGGTGGCGCGGCTCCTCACGGCGGTGGCGCTTTCTCGGGCAAGGATCCGACCAAGGTGGACCGTTCGGCGGCCTATGTGGCGCGCTATCTGGCCAAGAATGTCGTGGCGGCCGGTTATGCCGAGCGCTGCTCCATTCAGCTTGCCTATGCGATCGGCGTTTCCGAGCCTCTTTCGCTCTATGTTGACAGCTATGGCACCGGCACGGTGCGCGATTCCGTCATCGAAAAGGCGCTCTGGGACATCGTTCCGCTGACACCGCGCGGCATTCGCACTCATCTGGGCCTGAACAAGCCGATTTATGAACGCACTGCGGCCTATGGCCATTTCGGCCGCGAGCCTGAAGCCGACGGTGGTTTTTCCTGGGAAAAGACCGACATTGTCGACGCCCTGCAGAAAGCCATCGGCTAA
- a CDS encoding RNA-binding protein, producing the protein MAQKGEQTTRQCLVTRESLPKEQMIRFVLAPDLSVVPDLKMRLPGRGVWVTARHALVKEAADKGLFARGFKQKVQKCDGLAELVAELMEKGCLSALSMTRKAGQIVTGFAKVETSIAQRGAIGLIHAADAAEDGQKKLSQAVRRHYGSDCELPVVRRFSAEALSNALGYGNVVHAALTAGSASKSFIKQVAVLDAYSQPIEPDSNSSPDDRTAGQASN; encoded by the coding sequence GTGGCGCAAAAAGGCGAACAGACGACAAGACAATGTCTGGTGACACGGGAAAGTCTTCCCAAGGAGCAGATGATACGATTCGTGCTGGCTCCCGACCTCAGCGTTGTTCCAGACCTGAAAATGCGGTTACCCGGACGCGGTGTCTGGGTAACGGCAAGGCATGCACTGGTGAAAGAGGCCGCAGACAAGGGATTGTTTGCGCGCGGCTTCAAGCAGAAGGTGCAGAAATGCGACGGCTTGGCAGAGCTCGTCGCGGAACTGATGGAAAAGGGCTGTTTGTCCGCCCTTTCCATGACTCGCAAGGCCGGTCAGATTGTGACCGGATTTGCAAAGGTGGAAACGTCCATTGCACAAAGGGGTGCAATTGGATTAATACATGCGGCAGATGCTGCAGAAGACGGACAGAAAAAACTGTCCCAGGCCGTACGGCGCCACTATGGCAGCGACTGCGAACTCCCCGTTGTTCGCAGATTCAGCGCTGAGGCGTTAAGTAACGCGCTTGGATACGGAAATGTGGTACATGCAGCCTTGACCGCCGGTTCGGCGAGCAAGAGCTTCATCAAACAGGTTGCGGTGCTCGATGCCTATTCGCAACCAATTGAACCGGATTCTAACAGCAGCCCGGACGACCGGACCGCTGGACAGGCCTCCAATTGA